From Sphingobium sp. B2D3C:
TCATCCACCTGCGTCCGCTTGACGAACTGGCGCAGGCTACGCGCGACATCATCGACCGTGCCGAACGCGCTGCATTGCATGACATGCCCCAGCATTGCGCTGAGCGACGGATCGAGGCTCGCGACATAATTCTCCACCGGCGGCGGCAACTTGCCGGGGCGACCGGTGCGCAGCGCGACAAAGTTCTGCATCATCGAGCTGGCGACATATTCCGCCTCCGCCACCGTGTCGGCAACGACGACGCTCATCGCTGCCGCCGCATAGGGTTCGCGCAGAGAGGCGGACGGGCGGAAATCGCGGCGATAGATGGTCAGCGCTTCATCCAGCAGATCGGGCGCGAAATGCGAGGCGAAGGCGTAGGGCATCCCGAGTGCCGCCGCGAGTTGCGCGCCGAACAGGCTGGAGCCCAGAATCCACATATCGATCTGAGCGCCGCGCCCGGGCACGGCCAGCAGGCCGAGGTCAGGCTCGCCGGTAAAGTGAGCGCGCAATTCCACCACGCTGCGGGGAAACTCCTCGGCCTCTTGCCGGGTGTCATGGCGGATGGCGCGGGCCAGCCGGCCATCGGCGCCGGGCGCGCGACCCAGGCCAAGATCGACACGGCCGGGGAAGAGCGCATCCAGCGTGCCGAACTGCTCGGCGATGATATAGGGCGAGTGATTGGGCAGCATGATGCCGCCCGAGCCGACGCGGATGGTCTTGGTCGCTCGCCCGGCCTCGGCGATGATGAGCGAGGTGGCCGCTGCCGCCACGCCGGCCATGCCGTGATGTTCGGCGATCCAGTAGCGATGATAGCCGAGTGCTTCGGCATGGGCGGCGAGCGGGCCGACGCGCTTGATCGCATCGCCGGCGCTTTCGCCTTCGACAACGTTGACGAGGTCGAGGAAGCTGAGTTTGGTCATCGATGCAAGATGGGATCGGCACCCCCGCTACGCAACCGGTGGCGGGCGGGGCGCTTGGGGATCAGGTGACGCGCCAGACCCACAATTTGATGCCCGCCTTGTAGCGCGCGCCCGAGCAGACGAAGATGCTGCGGTTCATCCAGTCATATTTGCCTTCCGGCGCGATGAATTCCGGCACGGTGCGGAAATAATAATCCGCCGGATCGACCTCATCGCCTGCCGCCAGTCGCGCCATCACATCGGGCGGGCCATGGCGCAGGCCACGATTGCGGATCTGGATGACGACGCCGTCATCGGTCTGCAGCGCGTAAAGGGCGTCGGCGACGGTGACGCCGTCCGGCCGGGTGAGCTGGAAGTCGGCGGCATTGCCGAGCAGCTTGCCCTTGATGAGCGGGCCTTCGACCCGGCCGCCCTCGAAGATGGGGATGATGCGGCGGGTGCCATCGACGGTGTTGCCGAGCGGCACCGGCGCGCCGAGATCGCCGCCGGCTTCATAGACGAATTCCAGGCCGGGCTGAATCATGAACGTGCTTCCTTGAGACTTGAAGTGTGAGGCGGCAGCCCCGGCGCGCACGCATGAGCGCGGGCCGGGGCTGTGGCTGGATGATCGCTAGTGTCAGGCGGCTTCGCGTTCCAAGCCGATCTGGTCCGCGCTGGCCCAGTTGCCGTGCAGGCCAAAGCGCAGCGCGAAGGGGATGTGGATCGTGGCGACCGGTCCCTTCTCGATGTCCAGCGCTTCGAAGATCAGCAGGTCGCTCTTGTGGTCGGCCAGGCGATTGCAGACCTGCACGATCCAGCCATCGCCTTCGGGCGCGTCTTTGGAGCGGGGCACGAAGGCCGGCTCCTGCAACGAGGAGGTGGGGCCGCACCACCAGTGCTGCTCCTTGCCGGTCTGGTGGTCGATCAGGAACAGGCAGTTCATCAGGAAGCCGCCGGCGCTGCCGCCCTTGAGCTCGACGGGACGCTTCATGTCCATCTCCAGCATCCAGCCATAGCGATAGGGCAGGCCGGTGACGCGGTCGTCGATCCGGGGGAATTCGCCCGACGTCTCCGTGAGGCGGGTGACGCTATCGAACTCGTCGCTGTTGGACGCCATGTCGACCGTCCAGCGGGTGAGGTAGCTCGCCGCCTGCTGCGGGTTGAAGGGCGCGCCATGCACGTCCGGGAAGAAGGGGAACATGTTGTTCGCCGCTTCCGGCACGTCGATATGGACCTTGGTGCCGTCCTGATAGGCGTTCATCACATGCGACGCGAAGCAATTGTCGCGCTTGAACCAGCGGATGTCTTCCTGCTTCACATCGTCACGGCGCGGGATGATGCCGAGGTAGACGGGCAGGGTGGTGTCGAAGCCGAAGTGCGGCAGGCCCTTCTCCAGGCGCTCCCAGCTGCCGATCGAGGGCACGATGTGCAGGACCAGATAATCCTTGGTCACGCCGAAATCGTGCATCATGCAGTAATAGGGTGCCTTGAACCACAGTTCGCGGACCAGTTCGCCCTCAGCGCTGACCTCATACAGACACACATCGTCGGAGCACAGGCCGCTCGCCGCATAACCGATGGCAACCATGTTGCCCGTGTGCGGGTCGATCTTGGGGTGCGCGGTGAAGGTCTGGCCGGTCATCTTACCGCCGAACTTCTCGAAGCCGATGGTTTCCATCGTGTCCGGCTCCATGACGAGGGACGGGCTG
This genomic window contains:
- a CDS encoding LLM class flavin-dependent oxidoreductase; its protein translation is MTKLSFLDLVNVVEGESAGDAIKRVGPLAAHAEALGYHRYWIAEHHGMAGVAAAATSLIIAEAGRATKTIRVGSGGIMLPNHSPYIIAEQFGTLDALFPGRVDLGLGRAPGADGRLARAIRHDTRQEAEEFPRSVVELRAHFTGEPDLGLLAVPGRGAQIDMWILGSSLFGAQLAAALGMPYAFASHFAPDLLDEALTIYRRDFRPSASLREPYAAAAMSVVVADTVAEAEYVASSMMQNFVALRTGRPGKLPPPVENYVASLDPSLSAMLGHVMQCSAFGTVDDVARSLRQFVKRTQVDEVIVHSPAFDPQARTKSLTLIAQAFHEKTEAA
- a CDS encoding carotenoid oxygenase family protein, whose amino-acid sequence is MAQFPNTPAFTGFNSPSRIECDIPNLVHEGTIPPELNGAFFRVQPDPQFPPRLGDDISFNGDGMITRFHIHDGQCDIKQRWAKTAKWKLENEAGKALFGAYRNPLTDDESVKGEYRSTANTNAFVFAGKLWAMKEDSPSLVMEPDTMETIGFEKFGGKMTGQTFTAHPKIDPHTGNMVAIGYAASGLCSDDVCLYEVSAEGELVRELWFKAPYYCMMHDFGVTKDYLVLHIVPSIGSWERLEKGLPHFGFDTTLPVYLGIIPRRDDVKQEDIRWFKRDNCFASHVMNAYQDGTKVHIDVPEAANNMFPFFPDVHGAPFNPQQAASYLTRWTVDMASNSDEFDSVTRLTETSGEFPRIDDRVTGLPYRYGWMLEMDMKRPVELKGGSAGGFLMNCLFLIDHQTGKEQHWWCGPTSSLQEPAFVPRSKDAPEGDGWIVQVCNRLADHKSDLLIFEALDIEKGPVATIHIPFALRFGLHGNWASADQIGLEREAA
- a CDS encoding DUF3237 domain-containing protein, whose amino-acid sequence is MIQPGLEFVYEAGGDLGAPVPLGNTVDGTRRIIPIFEGGRVEGPLIKGKLLGNAADFQLTRPDGVTVADALYALQTDDGVVIQIRNRGLRHGPPDVMARLAAGDEVDPADYYFRTVPEFIAPEGKYDWMNRSIFVCSGARYKAGIKLWVWRVT